From Candidatus Melainabacteria bacterium, one genomic window encodes:
- a CDS encoding UbiX family flavin prenyltransferase codes for MSNLNLPIVLAISGASGTIYGLRTLQVLLENNYNVELIISENAIKVAKDELDLNLSTNPEFLKEQVLSYLKLSAFSSQLQAYSHNDISASISSGSYKTNGMIIIPASMGTIGAIASCTSHNLITRAADVCLKEKRKLVLVPREMPLSSIHLENLLKLSRVGAVVAPACGAFYQNPKSLDDMISFIVGKVLDQFEVNHNIFKRWTSKSLVYE; via the coding sequence ATGAGTAACTTAAATCTACCAATTGTACTTGCAATTTCAGGAGCTAGTGGAACTATTTACGGACTTAGAACTTTACAAGTTCTTCTAGAGAATAATTATAATGTTGAATTAATTATTTCAGAAAATGCTATTAAAGTGGCTAAAGATGAACTTGACTTAAATCTTTCAACAAATCCAGAATTCTTAAAAGAACAAGTATTATCTTATTTGAAGCTTTCAGCTTTCAGCTCTCAGCTACAAGCTTATTCACATAATGATATCTCAGCATCAATCTCTAGTGGCTCATATAAAACAAATGGAATGATTATTATCCCTGCATCAATGGGAACAATCGGTGCAATTGCATCTTGTACATCTCATAATCTCATAACAAGAGCAGCTGATGTATGTTTAAAGGAGAAAAGAAAATTAGTGCTTGTACCAAGAGAAATGCCTTTAAGTTCAATACACCTAGAAAATCTTTTAAAGTTAAGTAGGGTAGGTGCAGTCGTTGCACCTGCTTGTGGTGCTTTTTATCAAAATCCAAAATCTTTAGATGACATGATTAGTTTTATTGTTGGAAAAGTATTGGATCAATTTGAGGTTAACCATAACATCTTTAAAAGATGGACAAGTAAGTCACTTGTATATGAATAA
- a CDS encoding pyridoxal phosphate-dependent aminotransferase family protein: MNNLSFIDEELELLVSAGLKRELKTVLTASGPWVEISGGKRVLQFGSNNYLGLSNHPEVINASKAAVSKYGAGSTGSRLLSGTTELHTLLEKALALFEHSESALFFSSGYSANVGLLSALIGKEDIVYSDELNHASIIDGIRLSGASKFIYNHNDISHLEKLINESMETYNRRSFIVTDTVFSMDGDIAPLKEIGLVAEKYNLITIVDEAHATGVFGKKGNGVIEELNLENYFPIKIGTCSKAMGVEGGFCCGPKNLIELLQNKARSFMFSTSPSPQVTGAVLKSLELVIDSEWRRERLWNNAKLLYSGLKKIYKLKLGKFQSPIISVYFNNIEEAILISNKLFNECHIWAPVIRPPTVKQPRIRLTPISPHSEEDIKYVVKAFEYLAKDIKAEPLGILN, translated from the coding sequence ATGAATAATTTATCATTTATTGATGAAGAGCTTGAGTTACTAGTAAGTGCTGGTTTAAAACGAGAGCTTAAGACTGTTCTAACAGCATCTGGGCCTTGGGTTGAAATTAGTGGTGGAAAAAGAGTTCTACAGTTTGGATCTAATAATTATTTAGGACTTTCTAACCATCCAGAAGTTATAAATGCAAGCAAAGCTGCAGTAAGTAAGTATGGTGCAGGTAGCACTGGTTCAAGATTACTTAGTGGTACTACTGAATTACATACCTTACTTGAAAAAGCACTAGCTCTTTTTGAACATTCAGAAAGTGCTCTTTTTTTTAGTTCTGGTTATTCAGCTAATGTAGGGTTACTTTCAGCTCTTATTGGTAAAGAAGATATTGTTTACTCAGATGAATTAAATCATGCTTCTATTATTGATGGAATAAGGCTTTCAGGAGCTTCTAAGTTTATTTACAATCATAATGATATTAGTCACTTAGAGAAACTCATTAATGAAAGTATGGAAACGTATAATAGAAGAAGTTTTATTGTTACTGATACAGTTTTTAGTATGGATGGAGATATAGCACCATTAAAAGAAATTGGACTTGTTGCTGAAAAATATAACCTTATAACTATTGTTGATGAAGCTCATGCAACAGGAGTTTTTGGAAAAAAAGGAAATGGAGTTATAGAAGAATTAAATCTAGAAAATTATTTTCCTATTAAGATAGGTACATGTTCAAAAGCAATGGGAGTAGAAGGTGGATTTTGTTGTGGCCCAAAGAATTTAATTGAGCTTTTACAGAACAAAGCTAGATCATTTATGTTTTCAACTAGTCCAAGTCCACAAGTTACAGGCGCAGTATTAAAATCACTTGAATTAGTCATAGATAGTGAATGGAGAAGAGAAAGATTATGGAACAATGCTAAATTATTATATTCTGGTTTAAAAAAGATTTATAAACTAAAGCTAGGTAAATTTCAATCTCCAATTATTTCAGTTTATTTCAATAATATTGAAGAAGCCATTTTAATTTCAAATAAACTTTTTAATGAATGTCATATTTGGGCTCCAGTAATTCGCCCACCTACTGTTAAACAACCAAGAATTAGGCTAACTCCAATATCTCCACATAGTGAAGAAGATATTAAATATGTTGTTAAAGCATTTGAATATTTAGCAAAAGACATAAAAGCTGAACCACTTGGAATTCTTAATTAA
- a CDS encoding ABC transporter ATP-binding protein — MTNLQIKNLSKSFGSSKVLDDINLKVSEGEFVVLVGPSGSGKSTILRTIAGLEQPDSGNIEINNIVVNNLPPKDRDIAMVFQNYALYPHLNVYENLAFPLKMKGINKNETKIRVKDTAGLLGIENYLKKKPKELSGGERQRVALGRAIIRKPKLFLMDEPLSNLDAKLRTQMRAELLKLHKTLATTVIYVTHDQIEALTMGSKIVVLNKGRIQQIGEPQYVYNFPANTFVAGFIGSPSMNFFNFRFVNSSSVFLEDKEYKVNFKKEFLEMINKHCLYNKKIILGVRPENLNLLNSFNQDFIAFDAFVNFVEILGSECLLYINIKNTQVKNNYVLRLVENCDIKAGEQIKVSIDLNKTHFFDVNSGNRFNND; from the coding sequence ATGACAAATTTGCAGATTAAAAATCTCTCAAAGTCTTTTGGAAGTAGTAAGGTGCTTGATGATATTAATTTAAAAGTTTCTGAGGGTGAATTTGTTGTCTTAGTAGGTCCTTCTGGCTCTGGTAAGTCAACAATACTTAGAACAATTGCAGGTTTAGAACAGCCAGACTCAGGTAATATCGAGATAAATAATATTGTTGTTAATAATTTGCCTCCCAAAGATCGTGACATAGCGATGGTCTTTCAAAATTATGCATTGTATCCACATTTAAATGTCTATGAAAATTTAGCTTTCCCCTTAAAAATGAAAGGTATAAATAAAAATGAAACTAAAATAAGAGTTAAAGATACAGCAGGGTTATTAGGTATAGAAAATTATTTAAAGAAAAAACCAAAAGAACTTTCTGGTGGCGAAAGACAAAGAGTTGCACTTGGTAGAGCAATAATTCGAAAACCAAAATTATTTTTAATGGATGAACCTTTAAGTAATTTAGATGCAAAACTTAGAACACAAATGAGAGCAGAGCTTTTAAAGCTACATAAGACTTTAGCAACTACTGTAATTTATGTTACTCATGATCAAATTGAAGCATTAACAATGGGGAGTAAAATAGTTGTTTTAAATAAAGGCAGGATCCAACAAATTGGCGAACCTCAATATGTTTATAATTTTCCAGCTAATACTTTTGTAGCTGGTTTTATTGGAAGTCCTTCTATGAATTTTTTTAACTTTAGATTTGTAAATAGTTCAAGTGTTTTTCTTGAAGATAAAGAGTATAAGGTTAATTTTAAAAAAGAATTCCTGGAGATGATTAATAAACACTGCTTATACAATAAAAAAATTATTTTAGGAGTCAGGCCAGAAAACTTAAATCTTTTAAATTCTTTTAACCAGGATTTTATAGCTTTTGATGCATTTGTAAACTTTGTTGAAATTTTAGGAAGTGAATGTCTCCTTTATATAAATATTAAAAACACTCAAGTTAAAAATAATTATGTTCTAAGACTTGTTGAAAATTGTGATATTAAAGCAGGTGAACAAATTAAAGTTTCAATTGATTTAAATAAAACTCATTTCTTTGATGTTAATTCAGGAAACAGGTTTAATAATGATTGA
- a CDS encoding prepilin peptidase produces MIEIFVFVIGACFGSFFKLVVDRYGTSDSFIFKPSFCLKCNTNLYWWQNIPIISYLLLGGKCYFCKSKINVYSFYAELITASILLLIYLSLIKTSISYFEIMLFVFFALILIILSMFDIKHRIVPHLITYSGILILILIQLIQTQFKLFVFLNLGIAFIFMDILYFFVTLLKKYKPEINNIVVPILFWLGFSFYSTNIKFLIFACVFYFIFLGFKFSTRLYISSWFFIFIFILINFYKSLLIAFNQARLIKIFEGIGVIYFICEILFYFLAVLFLERFFSSKTSHLKENLNISTVLGGGDITLFALISVFLSFKLAFLSLFIASLLALISHFIMRGIKLFKGYKTSLQEEKVLTQYIPFIPYLAGACLIVILFVK; encoded by the coding sequence ATGATTGAGATTTTTGTATTTGTTATTGGAGCATGTTTTGGTAGTTTTTTTAAACTTGTTGTTGACAGATATGGAACAAGTGATTCGTTTATATTTAAACCTTCATTTTGTCTAAAATGCAACACAAATCTATATTGGTGGCAGAACATTCCAATAATTAGTTACTTGCTTTTAGGTGGTAAATGTTATTTTTGTAAAAGTAAGATTAATGTGTATTCTTTTTATGCTGAATTGATTACTGCTTCAATACTACTATTAATTTACTTGTCTCTTATAAAAACAAGTATAAGTTATTTTGAAATTATGCTTTTTGTTTTTTTTGCTTTAATTTTAATTATCCTTTCCATGTTTGATATTAAACATAGAATTGTTCCACATTTAATTACTTATTCAGGAATATTAATCTTAATTTTAATCCAGTTAATTCAAACACAATTTAAATTATTTGTATTTTTAAATTTAGGCATTGCTTTTATTTTTATGGATATTTTATATTTTTTTGTTACTCTTTTAAAAAAGTACAAACCCGAAATAAATAATATTGTTGTTCCTATACTTTTTTGGTTAGGATTTTCATTTTATAGTACAAATATTAAATTTTTAATTTTTGCTTGTGTGTTTTACTTTATATTTTTAGGATTTAAATTTTCGACTAGGCTTTATATTTCTTCTTGGTTTTTTATTTTTATTTTTATTTTAATAAATTTTTACAAAAGTCTTTTAATTGCCTTTAATCAAGCAAGACTTATAAAAATCTTTGAAGGAATTGGAGTAATATATTTTATTTGTGAGATTTTATTTTACTTTCTTGCAGTTTTATTTTTAGAGAGATTTTTTAGCAGCAAGACTAGTCACTTAAAAGAAAATTTAAATATTTCAACAGTCTTAGGAGGCGGAGATATAACGCTTTTTGCTTTAATTAGTGTATTTTTAAGTTTTAAGCTAGCTTTTTTGTCTTTATTTATTGCATCTTTATTAGCCCTAATCAGTCATTTCATTATGAGAGGTATAAAACTTTTTAAGGGTTATAAAACTTCATTGCAAGAAGAAAAAGTTTTAACACAATATATCCCATTTATACCTTATTTAGCAGGTGCTTGTTTAATCGTTATACTGTTTGTCAAATAA
- a CDS encoding PilN domain-containing protein has product MEIKLKKNHKYNKLISIELSENNLIATEVQFVKNKIYITGTFTLNIPILQDINQTISLIKEGIKKSNIKTKDTVIGLSMQYFKLFPVPLPATIPLDEIDQIILQEGNIDLNNNCVSWLPLKNTQRQETDGITRYDVLGISAQKAIINIAFNIAKKCGLKLVSVTPSFLGVGAFLSETITSNLTATLWVSQIRSELVIWTGQEPIYEHLFLTHQLNEQVFQSINLIETQLIGTKVAAVYVYGPNFSGIDKTKVPYNLQSFTLPPDIVDSGKILQKNNINEIIASLGLALAASNNTPYLVPNLLIPIKSKTKIDTIQNLKNVFKDLSKSQKNPKKGFKLPFKIDSKYLDPQLTKYITCAFVVFFFSFLISFFIQSFLMPGVVATQSLYENKITLAQIHLNKLLNFEKANKIFKIKNDYFSSLIDKRMPWSRILQEVAKMTPKELWIDRLEIKNNNIDIFGRALNVDAVANFSINLNYTAMLLGKAQIIALKKFDEEGIEIIEFQVSSRVNEKEKPYKKNNSDVISDASKKT; this is encoded by the coding sequence ATGGAAATAAAATTAAAAAAGAATCATAAATATAACAAACTAATTTCAATTGAATTATCAGAAAATAATTTAATTGCTACTGAAGTGCAGTTTGTTAAAAATAAAATTTACATTACAGGTACATTTACTTTAAACATCCCTATACTTCAAGATATCAATCAAACAATAAGTTTAATAAAAGAAGGTATAAAAAAATCAAATATAAAAACTAAAGATACTGTTATTGGTCTTTCAATGCAATATTTTAAACTTTTTCCAGTTCCACTTCCCGCAACAATTCCTCTTGATGAAATTGATCAAATTATTTTACAAGAAGGCAATATTGATTTAAATAATAATTGTGTTTCCTGGTTGCCTTTAAAGAATACTCAGAGACAAGAAACTGATGGCATAACACGTTACGATGTGCTTGGCATCTCAGCTCAAAAAGCAATAATAAATATTGCTTTTAACATAGCTAAAAAATGTGGATTAAAATTAGTTTCTGTCACTCCATCGTTTTTAGGAGTTGGTGCTTTCTTAAGTGAAACTATTACCAGCAATTTAACAGCAACTCTTTGGGTATCTCAAATTAGATCAGAGCTTGTTATATGGACAGGACAAGAACCAATATATGAGCACTTATTTTTAACACATCAATTAAATGAACAAGTTTTTCAATCAATTAATCTTATAGAAACTCAGCTTATTGGTACTAAAGTTGCTGCTGTTTATGTTTATGGCCCTAATTTTTCTGGCATTGATAAAACTAAAGTTCCATATAACTTACAATCGTTTACTTTACCTCCAGATATAGTAGACTCTGGAAAAATTTTACAAAAAAACAATATAAACGAAATCATAGCCTCATTAGGATTAGCATTAGCGGCAAGTAATAATACACCTTATCTTGTCCCTAATTTACTTATTCCTATTAAAAGCAAAACAAAAATTGATACTATTCAGAATTTAAAAAATGTTTTCAAGGATCTTTCTAAATCTCAAAAAAATCCTAAAAAAGGATTTAAACTACCTTTTAAAATTGATTCTAAGTATCTTGATCCTCAGTTAACTAAATATATTACTTGCGCATTTGTTGTTTTCTTCTTTTCTTTTTTGATTAGTTTTTTTATACAAAGTTTCTTAATGCCTGGTGTAGTTGCTACTCAATCTCTTTATGAAAACAAAATTACTCTTGCTCAAATTCATTTAAACAAACTTTTAAATTTTGAAAAAGCAAACAAGATATTTAAAATAAAAAATGATTACTTCTCAAGCTTAATTGATAAAAGAATGCCATGGTCAAGGATATTACAGGAAGTTGCAAAAATGACACCAAAAGAATTGTGGATAGATAGACTTGAAATTAAAAATAATAATATTGATATTTTTGGCAGAGCATTGAATGTTGATGCTGTTGCTAACTTTTCTATTAACTTAAACTACACTGCAATGTTACTTGGCAAAGCTCAAATTATTGCACTAAAGAAATTTGATGAAGAAGGAATTGAAATTATCGAATTTCAGGTTTCAAGCAGAGTTAATGAAAAGGAAAAACCTTACAAGAAAAACAATTCAGATGTTATCTCTGATGCTAGTAAAAAAACATAA
- a CDS encoding carbohydrate ABC transporter permease — protein MVCLSILFLAPLLWMISTSLKTPEQIFLPYIKWIPNPIAWDNYIKVFDSVNLVQAILNTTFISILNVIGVLISSSLAAYAFSVLKWRFRDLFFYVTLSTMMLPEMVTLVPQFILFQKLGWYGTYLPLIAPSFCGNAFYIFLLRQFFLTIPRELHEAASVDGCSEFSIYKNIYLKLSIPALSVVALFQFLLSWNDLMKPSIYLINQNQYTLSLALQQFKAQHGGTEWALLMAASTIIVLPIVIIFFFAQRTFVQGITMTGIKE, from the coding sequence ATGGTGTGTTTGAGTATTTTATTCTTAGCACCTTTACTTTGGATGATTTCAACCTCACTAAAGACACCAGAACAAATTTTTTTACCTTATATAAAATGGATACCAAACCCAATTGCTTGGGATAATTACATTAAAGTATTTGATTCTGTAAATCTCGTTCAAGCAATTCTAAACACAACGTTTATTTCAATTTTAAACGTAATTGGTGTTTTAATTTCATCATCACTGGCTGCTTATGCTTTTAGTGTTTTAAAGTGGAGATTTAGGGATTTATTTTTTTATGTAACTCTTTCAACAATGATGTTGCCTGAAATGGTTACACTAGTTCCTCAATTTATTTTATTTCAAAAGCTTGGGTGGTATGGAACATATTTACCTTTAATTGCACCAAGTTTTTGTGGCAATGCATTTTATATATTTTTACTAAGACAATTTTTTCTGACAATTCCACGTGAGTTACATGAAGCAGCAAGTGTAGATGGTTGTTCAGAATTTAGTATTTATAAAAATATTTATTTAAAACTTTCAATCCCGGCTTTATCAGTAGTAGCACTTTTTCAATTTTTACTTAGCTGGAATGATTTAATGAAACCATCAATATATTTAATTAATCAAAATCAATACACTTTATCATTAGCTCTTCAACAATTTAAAGCTCAACATGGTGGTACTGAATGGGCATTACTTATGGCAGCAAGTACAATTATAGTTCTTCCAATTGTTATTATTTTCTTTTTTGCTCAAAGAACTTTTGTGCAAGGCATTACTATGACAGGAATAAAAGAATAA
- a CDS encoding response regulator, which yields MNLNNHKITEILLVEDNLGDAKLTIEAFKESKVKNKIIVVQDGVEAMDYLLKRGKYENVATPDIILLDLNLPKKDGREVLEEIKANDSLKRIPVIILTTSKAEEDIFKSYNLHANCYVLKPFDFERFLSVVKSIEDFWLTVVELPTNN from the coding sequence ATGAATTTAAATAACCATAAAATTACTGAGATATTACTTGTTGAAGATAATCTTGGAGACGCGAAACTCACTATTGAAGCATTTAAGGAATCCAAGGTAAAAAATAAAATTATAGTGGTGCAAGATGGTGTTGAAGCCATGGATTATCTTTTAAAAAGAGGTAAATATGAAAACGTTGCAACACCGGATATCATTTTGCTTGATTTAAATCTTCCTAAAAAAGATGGGCGTGAAGTCTTAGAGGAAATAAAAGCTAATGACAGTCTAAAAAGAATCCCTGTAATTATTTTAACCACTTCAAAAGCTGAGGAAGATATTTTTAAAAGTTATAACCTACATGCAAACTGTTATGTTTTAAAACCATTTGATTTTGAGAGATTCCTTTCTGTTGTAAAATCAATTGAAGATTTTTGGCTAACTGTAGTTGAACTCCCTACAAACAATTAA
- a CDS encoding PAS domain S-box protein translates to MNSITKNKIKIIFYSTLLMIAFFLLDTITPLGMAVGITYILVISLLLISRDIKLILLYAVIGTIATVVGFFLSPPGIEVWKAVFNRVLSIVAIWFITIIGIKQVKAEENFHLVTESATTALIMVEKGGEISLVNSQAEILFGYTQSELLGQPIEILIPERFRTKHVVYRNNFFLEPKTRALGTNRDLSGRKKDGTEVPIEIGLNPIKTTEGISVLASVVDITARKKAEEIIKTKSIELEKSNKELEHFAYVASHDLQEPLRMVASYTQLLAKKYSDELDDNAREYISFAVDGVKRMQQLIDDLLKYSRIGTQRKSPEIISCKEIIDTILKDMKLTINETGTKVTFSELPEITGDKVQLTQLFQNLIANAIKYGKKEETPQINISYEKKEGEYLFSVQDNGIGFDKQFAHRIFVIFQRLHTRQEYPGTGIGLAICKKIVEQHAGKIWVDSEPGKGSTFYFTLPTKEKHEFK, encoded by the coding sequence ATGAATAGCATTACAAAAAACAAGATAAAAATCATATTTTACAGCACTCTATTGATGATTGCTTTTTTTCTTCTAGACACCATCACACCACTTGGTATGGCTGTAGGCATTACTTACATACTAGTAATATCTCTTCTTTTGATTTCAAGAGATATAAAATTGATTTTGTTATATGCAGTTATTGGGACCATAGCTACAGTCGTAGGGTTCTTTTTGTCACCACCAGGTATAGAGGTTTGGAAGGCTGTCTTTAACAGGGTATTATCAATTGTTGCAATTTGGTTCATTACCATTATTGGAATAAAGCAGGTTAAAGCTGAAGAGAATTTCCACCTCGTTACTGAATCTGCTACCACTGCACTAATTATGGTCGAGAAAGGAGGGGAGATTAGTCTTGTTAACTCTCAAGCTGAAATTCTCTTTGGATATACTCAGAGTGAATTACTTGGTCAACCAATTGAAATACTTATACCTGAACGTTTTAGAACCAAACATGTTGTATATAGAAATAATTTCTTTCTTGAACCAAAAACCAGAGCACTGGGTACAAATCGGGATCTCTCTGGTCGTAAAAAAGATGGTACTGAAGTTCCAATTGAGATTGGTCTAAATCCAATTAAAACAACTGAAGGGATATCTGTACTTGCATCTGTTGTTGACATTACTGCACGAAAAAAAGCAGAAGAAATAATAAAAACTAAGAGTATTGAACTTGAAAAATCCAATAAAGAACTAGAACATTTTGCATATGTAGCTTCCCATGACCTTCAAGAACCACTTAGAATGGTCGCAAGCTATACACAACTTCTAGCTAAAAAATATTCTGACGAACTGGATGATAATGCCAGAGAGTATATTAGCTTCGCAGTAGATGGAGTAAAAAGAATGCAACAACTTATTGATGATTTGCTTAAATATTCAAGAATTGGAACACAAAGAAAATCTCCCGAGATAATAAGTTGTAAAGAAATAATAGACACAATACTTAAAGACATGAAATTAACAATTAATGAAACTGGTACTAAAGTGACTTTTAGTGAGCTTCCTGAAATCACAGGTGATAAAGTTCAACTTACTCAACTATTTCAAAATCTAATAGCAAATGCAATTAAATATGGAAAAAAGGAAGAAACACCTCAAATTAATATTTCATATGAGAAGAAAGAGGGAGAATACTTATTTAGTGTACAAGATAATGGTATTGGTTTTGATAAACAATTTGCCCATCGCATTTTTGTAATTTTTCAACGATTACACACTAGACAAGAATACCCAGGAACTGGTATTGGGCTTGCAATCTGCAAGAAGATTGTAGAACAACATGCTGGAAAAATATGGGTAGATTCAGAACCAGGTAAAGGAAGTACATTTTATTTTACACTGCCAACAAAAGAAAAACATGAATTTAAATAA
- a CDS encoding response regulator yields MIDILLLEDNLGDEKLVEEMLLENNNDFHLTCARKLSEGIKYLEKNAFDVILLDLTLPDSTGFNSLTEIKIKAPETPIIILTGSIVKRPELKKCLDNVDTYLVKGEIDSNSLVSAITNAVQNFTS; encoded by the coding sequence ATGATCGACATACTTCTTCTGGAAGATAATCTTGGTGACGAGAAGCTAGTTGAAGAAATGCTATTAGAAAATAACAATGATTTTCATCTAACATGCGCTAGAAAACTTTCAGAAGGAATAAAATATTTAGAGAAAAATGCTTTTGATGTTATTTTATTAGATTTAACACTGCCAGATAGTACTGGTTTTAACTCACTTACAGAAATAAAAATTAAAGCTCCAGAAACCCCAATAATTATTCTTACAGGGAGTATTGTAAAACGTCCCGAATTAAAGAAGTGTTTAGATAATGTTGACACTTATTTAGTAAAGGGAGAAATAGATAGTAATTCTTTAGTAAGTGCCATTACTAATGCTGTTCAAAATTTTACTTCATGA
- the icd gene encoding isocitrate dehydrogenase (NADP(+)), with protein sequence MTAEIKNLDTQKISFKGGKIIVPPKVAIPFIEGDGTGPDIWKATKRVLEASVKIAYKGEKEISWVEVLAGQKAFDQTNNWLPEETLNKIREYKVAIKGPLTTPTGGGIRSLNVTLRQIFDLYACIRPVKYFEGISTPVKSPEKVDLVIFRENTEDVYSGIEFQWSSKEASKVQEFLASLGHKIRSNSGIGIKPISEFASKRLVRKAIDFAIKNKKPSVTLVHKGNIMKYTEGAFCKWGYEVALNEFRDNVITEEEITKSKNKDFKDEKVLIKDRIADNMFQQLLTRPDEYSIIATTNLNGDYLSDACAAQVGGLGIAPGANIGDEIAIFEATHGTAPKYANQDKVNPGSMILSGVMMLDYMGWLEASALILNAFSKTIKQKKVTYDLARQMTESVLLKTSEFASAIIQNMN encoded by the coding sequence ATGACAGCTGAGATAAAAAATTTAGACACGCAAAAAATTTCTTTTAAGGGAGGAAAAATTATAGTACCTCCTAAGGTTGCAATACCCTTTATTGAAGGTGATGGTACTGGTCCAGATATTTGGAAGGCAACTAAAAGAGTATTAGAGGCTTCAGTAAAAATTGCTTATAAAGGTGAAAAAGAAATTTCCTGGGTAGAAGTTTTAGCAGGACAAAAGGCCTTTGATCAAACAAATAATTGGTTGCCAGAAGAAACTTTAAATAAAATCCGTGAATATAAGGTAGCAATTAAAGGTCCATTAACTACTCCTACTGGTGGTGGTATTAGAAGTTTAAATGTAACTTTAAGACAAATATTTGACTTATATGCATGTATAAGGCCTGTTAAATATTTTGAAGGAATTTCAACTCCTGTAAAATCTCCTGAAAAAGTTGACTTAGTCATATTTCGTGAAAACACAGAAGATGTTTATAGTGGCATTGAATTTCAATGGAGCTCAAAAGAAGCGAGTAAAGTACAAGAGTTTCTAGCTTCTTTAGGACATAAAATTCGTTCAAATTCAGGCATAGGTATAAAACCAATTTCTGAATTTGCAAGTAAAAGGCTTGTTAGAAAGGCCATTGATTTTGCTATTAAAAATAAAAAACCATCAGTAACTTTAGTCCATAAAGGCAACATCATGAAATACACAGAAGGTGCTTTTTGTAAATGGGGTTATGAAGTTGCATTAAATGAGTTTAGAGACAATGTTATTACTGAGGAAGAAATAACAAAAAGTAAAAATAAAGATTTTAAAGATGAAAAAGTTTTAATTAAAGATCGTATTGCTGACAATATGTTTCAGCAGCTTTTAACAAGACCAGATGAATACTCAATTATTGCAACTACAAATTTAAATGGTGATTATTTATCTGATGCTTGTGCTGCTCAGGTTGGAGGATTAGGTATTGCTCCTGGAGCAAATATTGGGGATGAAATTGCAATATTTGAAGCTACACATGGAACTGCACCAAAATACGCAAACCAAGATAAAGTAAACCCAGGTTCAATGATTTTATCTGGTGTTATGATGCTTGATTATATGGGCTGGTTAGAAGCATCTGCTTTAATTTTAAATGCATTTTCTAAAACAATAAAACAAAAAAAGGTAACTTATGATCTTGCCAGGCAAATGACAGAATCTGTCCTTTTAAAAACCAGTGAATTTGCTTCTGCAATTATTCAAAACATGAACTAG
- a CDS encoding MBL fold metallo-hydrolase: protein MNNFFIKQMQVGPMENFIYFIGDKTTNEVVVMDPAWDVNFLIDETKKNNLIIKAALLTHGHFDHTNGVEELLKHFDIPVYINKHEVDFFKLNSGKENLKEVESGEKLKVGNIEICFVHTPGHTPGSQCFLIQNNLISGDTLFIDGCGRCDLPGGDVNQMFDTIYNKLMKMRDDTIIFPGHNYAKKKYDSLLNQKKTNPYMQYDNLMTFIGKRLPT, encoded by the coding sequence ATGAACAACTTTTTTATAAAACAAATGCAAGTTGGACCAATGGAAAATTTTATTTATTTTATTGGAGATAAAACTACAAATGAAGTTGTAGTAATGGATCCAGCATGGGATGTTAATTTCTTAATTGACGAGACTAAAAAAAATAATTTAATTATTAAAGCTGCTTTACTAACACATGGGCATTTTGATCATACTAATGGTGTAGAGGAATTATTAAAGCATTTTGATATTCCTGTTTATATAAATAAACACGAAGTAGATTTTTTTAAGCTTAATTCTGGAAAGGAAAATTTAAAGGAAGTAGAATCTGGTGAAAAATTAAAAGTTGGGAATATTGAAATTTGCTTTGTTCATACTCCTGGACATACACCAGGTTCTCAATGTTTTTTAATTCAAAACAATTTGATATCTGGGGATACATTGTTTATTGATGGTTGTGGTAGGTGTGATTTACCAGGTGGGGATGTAAATCAAATGTTTGACACTATTTATAATAAACTTATGAAAATGAGAGATGATACAATAATCTTCCCTGGACACAATTATGCTAAAAAGAAATATGACTCTTTGTTAAATCAAAAAAAAACAAACCCATATATGCAGTACGATAACTTAATGACATTTATAGGAAAAAGATTACCAACTTAG